In Papaver somniferum cultivar HN1 chromosome 9, ASM357369v1, whole genome shotgun sequence, the genomic stretch TTGTTTCCAGTAGGGTGTAGCATGTTAATTATTAGATTTAACATGTTAGACATAGTGTAGTGGAGCCTATAGATTTGGAGTGTAGTGGAGCCTATAGATTTAACATGTTAATTATTAGATTTAACATGTTAATTAGATTTAGAGTGTGGCATGTCGTTAGACTTAGTGTAGTGGAGCCTATGGATTCAACATTCAAGGGAAAAAGTGTTGCCCATAAGGCTTAAATGTTGAATTTTGGCGGCGTGGCTTCCCTTGAATCTTGGATATTCGGAAGTTGGTCTATGTATATTCAGAAGTTGTCTTAGGACTTGGGAGTGCTGTGGTGTATATGGTTTGCGTCTGAATAGAAGTTGGTCTATGTGTATTCAGAAGTTGCTGATCGAACATTTCTTGAATTGGTGTATTTCTGTTGCTTTTTGAGCAGTTGGGGATGTATTTTCATGTTAAACAGGTTAAGGCAGATTTACCATTTGAGCAAGGGAAAGTCTGCTTTCTGCAATTTCAAAATCATTTGCCAAATCTGCAATCGTAAACTCATCCAATGTTGACGCCTTGCAACAAATTTGGAATTTCAGCATCAACTTTTTCGCTGATGCTTAAATGGTGTAGTTATTTTTAATCTTTGAGAATTAGTGGTGTTCTTGGGTTTAATGGTGTTTTTTCTTGTCAAATGAGCTTCCTTTCGTATGTCATGAGTATATTCTTTAATTGTGTGTCTAAGACAGCCATTTCAAACCCATTgtagagaatggtatataatgtGATAATTACTGCATAACTGAACTTCTTTACTGTTCAGTCATAACAGTACTTCTGTTGATGTCTGGTCGTAATTTGTTTGGCATATAGTTGTCCCTCGAGAGTTAAGGTCCCAGTTACCAGACATTCTGGAGACTCTGTGCAGGATGATTGTATGTTTCCTGATTTACCAATAATGATCAATTGTAATCTGTTTGGCATATAGTTATCCCTTGTGCTTCATGTTTCAAAAACCTGTGTCCATAAGTGGAGTTTATAAATCCCTCTCTATATATTGTAGCCTTGTTCGCATTGGCAGTAGGAAAGATtccaatgaaaaataaaatatagttGAAGATGAGCTATCTTCggctttcattgattagtaaacCTCCGGTGCACAGAGGTTTTCTAAGGAGTCAGCTGTCTGGGCGAGATACCTGCATTTTGGTCTTGTATGCGACCATACACTTATAGTTATGATCCCCACGAAACGAGGGTTTAGGTAGTTCGCTTATTCCGTTTGTGAATATAGTCTTACCTTATTCTAACTTCTCACGTGATCTTTTCCGTTTTAAATCCCCTATCTTAGCGTCCACTACTCCACAATATGCCTCAGATCAAAATGAgggttttattcttcttcttattcaaaCTCACAAGGAAGAGACGGTCTCTGATTATGAGGAGGAAAAGTGATTATGAGGAGGAAAGATTGGCGAAATTTGAAGAGAATAAGAAGAGGATAGCAGAACTTGGACTCCACAGTCTAGCTCTCAATTTCAAGAACTCTTCTTCCAAACCCTCCGCATCTGTACAGGTATATTCcaatcttttttttctctcttcaattgttaatgtctcttattttctAAAACAAGTTACTATGCATATTGGCAGAGGAGGGATATTACGTTGATGCTGAACTGGTGTTGTTTTTGCTGCTCTTTGAGCAGTTAGGGgtgtttttctttcttgttaaaACGGGTAAAGCTGATTTCTCATATGTGCAAAATATGGTTTTGTTGGTGTAATTATTTTATAATCTTTGAGCTATTAGTGGTGTTTTTCTTGCTGGATGGGGTAATGTCGATCTACCATATCTGCAATGAAATTTTGTCAGTCAGGGTTCCTTTTCGTGTATTTCTCATTGTTGTCTTATGCCGTTGTTTATGTAAAATATACATGCTTGATACTACATTATATTCAGCAAGTGTGGAGGCCGATGTGTTTGCAGCTTTGAGAAAGCATTGCTTCGGTGCAAATGAGGGGAACTGTAAAAGGGACTTTGCCAAGAGCCAGAACAAATGTACAAAATCTCTTTCTAGTGCAGAAATATGAACAAAATCAGCATCCTTCAgttaaaaacacacacaaataaGGCCAGGTTTCAAACAGTATCCTCTTCTCAACTGGCTGGAAATGACAAAAGTTGAGAACATAGCTAACACAAGTTTTACATAAACCGTTTAAAACAGTGAGACGAAACAGAACCAAACCTGTTATCCCTGACCAATAATGTACTCTAAGGAAGAGAATTCCTGGTGCTAAATTTGTCGTTAACAATCATGAACAAATGTCATGCTTGCTTAATTATCTGGTGTTTGGATTTAAGCTCAACTGCACAATATTTGTCATGGAAGAAATAACAGTAAAAGAAAGATATAGAAATGGTAAAAGATTTAGTATCATTTATTAACATTTTAGCACACGACCATATTTAATTTTTCCACATACAATTAGCGACTCCCACTGCAACCACATCTACTAATCTCCAATACGGGAACCACCATTTCTGTTTCTTGagaagcaaaacaaagaatagaCCCCAAAATCCAACTGCAAACCCCAAGGAAACTATAGCATACAGCAACAACTTATCTTTTGCATCCTCTTTATCATCTTCATGACCTTCATTTGGAGAATTCCCATCAGTAGCGTCAGTTCTCTGATCAGCCTCGCAAGTATTATTTGTGTAGAAGCCACACAACAAACTGTTTTTGAGATATGCTGAACCATCTCCACTCAATGTATCAAAGTGTGGTCCTCTTGGGATCGTACCACTCAAGTTATTGTAAGATAGGTTCAATCTCCCAAGAGAATTCATTGATGGTAAAGAGTGTGGGATAAGTCCAGTTAATTTGTTGAAACTCAAATCCAAGGATTCTAAACCATTCATGCTTCCAATACTTTGTGGTATAACGCCGGAAAAGCAATTGTGTGATAAATTAAGTGTGGAAAGCCCTTTCAGTAGACCAATCTCTTCTGGGATATTGCCTTCAAGATTGTTACACGATAGATCAATCCCAGAACTATATGCATACAGTTTCTTAAACTGTATCATGATCCCTTTGATCACCATCTGCAATTGCAAGTCAATTCTTGAACTTTCTAGCTCAGATGTAGTATCAgttagcaaagatgcatcgttAGGTCTACTTCTTAGCATCTTTAAGTTTCCTATTTTCCTAGGAATTAACCCGTTTAGATTATTCCCCGATAAGTCTAATATTTGGAGTTTTTCCAAATGACTGAACTCTTGAGGGATTGACCCATTGAACTTATTTGACCTTAAGGAAAGAATGCTCAATCCGCTAGGCGAACCCAATGCACTGGGTATACTGCCTTCGAAGTGGTTATTTGCTAAGTTCAGAACTACCAACCCTGGAAGCTTACTGATGATGTTAAGAGGAGTACCATCCAGAATGTTGTCATTTAGTTGAAGATATGACAATGATTTTAGTAGTTGAAGCTCATTTGGAACATTTCCCGTGAGGTTATTGTTGGCGAGGTTTAGAGACATAAGATTCCGCGAGTACCCTATACTAGTAGGTATAACCCCGAAAAGTTTGTTGTTTGAAAGGTTTATAAAGTCAGGATTAGACTCTGAATCTCTTGAACATATGGAAAATGGGATCGAACTTGAAAGTTCATTGCCAGCTAGATTGATGGAATAAAAACTAGAAAGTCGTTTTCCATAATCCGTTGAGATTTCACCAGTGATATTATTATATGATACATCAAAGGATGTTAATGCATAGTTATCAAAAGCTCGTGGTGGAAGAGGCAGTCGACCATGAAGTTTGTTGTCTGACAGATCAAATTTTGTGAACCTGAGTTTGGAGAAACAAGTTGGAATAATTCCAGTTAGGTGATTATGAGACAAGTCCAAAGACATTAGACTACTCATTTTACAGATTAATTTTGGTATGAATCCTGTTATCGTATTATTACTTAAATCAAGTAATCGAAGAGAATACATTGATTTAAGATTAGATATTAATTTGGGTATGGAACCTTGGAGATTATTTCCAGACAAGTCGAGCGTCCTTAAGAATTTTAGATTAGATATTGATTCTGGAATGGAACCTTGGAGATTATTTCCAGACAAGTCGAGCGACCTTAAGAATTTTAGATTGGATATTGATTCTGGAATGGAACCTTGGAGATTATTTCCAGACAAGTCGAGCGACCTTAAGAATTTTAGATTGGATATTGATTCTGGAAAGGAACCTTGGAGATTATTTCCAGACAAGCCGAGCGTCCTTAAGGATTTTAGATTGGATATTGAGGAATGGATATAACCTGTTATTGAGTTTGAAAAGAGGTCGAGAGATCGCAATTGTGAAAGATTGTAGATTGAAGAAGGTAAAGACCCTTCAAACCGACAATCCGAAGCATCAAGGCTGACCAATAATGGCGCATTGGAAATTGAGTCCGGGATTGATCCACTTGCATTAGTAACTGATATGGAAAGTCTTTGAAGATTAGGCCATTTATGTTGAAACATTCTAGTTAGATCAGGACGAAGATTAGAATTAAAACTCACATCAAATTTTGTAAGTTGAGGAAGAGAAGGAACTGAACCTTGTAGTCCACAATCAGATAAGTCGAGAATAGAAAGTGAAGTTAAATTGACTAGCTGTACTGGTATGTGGAAATTTAGATCATAATTTTCACTCAATGTGAGAGAAGATAGACGAGAAAGATTGTAAAACTCATGGGTGGGAAAATCTGTGCTTGGTAGATTACAATCACTGAGATCAAGAATCCTAAGATCAGAAAGATAGGAAATTGATTCAGCAAAATTCTTTTCGGAAGACGCCGCCTCATGTAAATCAATGCCTCTCAATCTTAAGACGTTCAGATTTACTAACCCTCTTAACCATTTTATAGATGACAATTCTAAGAAAGAACCAGTAGATAAGTCGAGGTATCGTAAGGACGATAAGTTGGTTAATGGTGTCGAAACTGGACCAGAGAAGTTTGAGTGGGAGAGATCAAGATGCACGAGTTTCGTGAGAGCATAAAATAGAAAGGGGATTTTTGATTCCTCAAAATTGTTGAAGGCAAGATCAACATACTCGAGATGACTAAGGTTGACAAAGGAGGAAGAGAAATTACCTCGCAATGCAGTATTTGGCTGTGGTGGCACATCGTCAAGGTCTGTGTTGCGGAGGTTTATGGAGATAACATGAGATGAATCACCGGAACATCCCACTCCTTGCCAATCGCAACAGTTTCGATATTTGTTGTCATCTAGCCATGAAGATAAACGATTCGCAGGGTCCTCCAATGAGAATTTGAAATCAAGGAGTGCTCTTCTTTCCTGTTCATGGCAAGCTAATGGGCAGTGAGTGATGTTAATTAATAAAAAGAGCAAGAAATGTAGAAAGAGTGAATTCATGGCTAACTCTAACTCAAGTGTTTGCTGGATGAATGGATGTGCAGAATGGCTTCGGTATAAATAAAAACAGCAATTCATTGGATTTTAAGCGTAAGAACTCCAGCTTGTTCAATTATCCCAAATCATTTTGAATTTTCCTTCACAACGACTAGAGCTTGACTTGGAAACTCATCAGTTAGCTAATTTTTCTTTGTGCATGTCCCAGCCCATGATTGATGTGTTTGTGGAATTTTCTTTTAGAGATAAGATTTGAGATTCCCGTGGACATGGTAGAACTGCAGGTGGTGAAACGTGATCCACACACTGGAGACTTAACAGTCTGTTGAGAAGTCAGGTTCAATCCTAACACTCATCAAATATAGACACAACAGCCTCAAACTGAAAGACTAATCTAGCTATACAGTCAACCtgtggttgtgatgaaagaaAGACTAATCTAACTATTAGTTTGACTTGTAGAACTGCAAGTGGTGAAACGTGATCCACACACTGGCATCCGTGAGGTTCAATCCTAACAGTTCAAAATTAATGAATCTAGCCCCACGTAAGTCTCCCAAACTGGAGCCAGTTTATCAAGAGACCCCAGATGTGGGTTCTTAAATTACACATCTGCTTGTCATTTTCTGTAGAAAATGATTTGCATAGATCCAACTTGTTGAATTATCAGaatcaaattgatttttttttaatttcattgaCTAGGCTAGAGTGAGCTTGCCTTGAAGAACTGCAAGTGGTGAAACGTGATCCACAAAATTCAGAGCAATTTTCATCTCCGAACAAAAATGCTAGTCGAGAGTCATGACTTCATCTTATGGTCCAGAAAACGAGACATTGGGGGACGGACTAAAGAGTAAAAGCTAGATCAAAATCaaatcccagactatatttggtttgggaccaagaccaaactcAAATgtagtcgagcgaacgtataatgtacgtttgTTAAGCGGCAAAGTTATGAAGTACGCTTCATGGGAAGCGGTTGTATATTCCTCGTTCCATGGTGAGGCGAAGTTATAAAATACGCTTCGATGGAGCGTTGGTAACATGTACGCCTCATGACAGGAGTAGGTATTAGGTTCGCCCCTGTGAGACGAACAATAAACATTCGCCCCATTTAAGCGTTAGTATAGTTCACGCCTCATTGCAGGATGTGGTAATAGGTTCGCCCAAATAGTGATCAAACCATGTAAGGCACAAACCAAGAATAGTGGAACACAGTGGCTGCAATGATAGCGATATAACCAACCAAATGGGTAATGCCAACAAAGTTGGCAGGAATTTCTGACCATTTTAATCTGAGAAGTTTTTTGATGGGGGCGAAATCCGAAgggacaaatgatatgttgacacatgtcTTTGATTCCCATGAATTCTGTTTCCAAAAATACCAATAACAATTAAGAAAACAAGTTTTCTATCCAAAAATACATCAAtcaattctttattatataaaggagaatggaATATAATCAAAACATATTCAGTCTGATATAGTACCTGATCTATTGCACGCACAAAATAAAGGAGAATGCAATATGATCAAAACATATTCAGTCTTATATAGTCTGATATTTTTGGAGAATTCTTTATTATATCCAAAAATACATCAACCAATTCAAATATGATCAAAACATATTCAGTCTGATATAGTACCTGATCAATTGCACGCACAAAATAAAGGTTTGTTAACCGAAAGTCTACTAGAGGATTGTTAAAATGCAATATTTCACGAAGAATTTGATGGCCCTTTGCATTGGATTCTCTTTGTATCTTTTCTTGATTCTAATAATTTTTGGGTGTTTAGATTGGATATTATATATTCTTTTCGAATTATTTGTTAACTGTTGATATTCATTTTAAGTTCACTTGAGTTCTCCTCGAGTAATTGTGTCAAAAAGACTAGGACGGCATTATTTGCGCTTAAtttgtttgttcttttttatgaaaTAAAGTCtacttcttttctttgtttaATACAGTGCAACGTTCAACGGGCTTGATATGCAACATGTGCACCAATTTTAGGTGTccattgttgggtgcaataatcaaaaacaaagaaaaatcaaataagcaaaaagttattggtacttagctcctttatagtggaagtgattgctttgacgaaatgaacaa encodes the following:
- the LOC113310549 gene encoding receptor-like protein 56; the protein is MCHHSQILHCEMVIKGIMIQFKKLYAYSSGIDLSCNNLEGNIPEEIGLLKGLSTLNLSHNCFSGVIPQSIGSMNGLESLDLSFNKLTGLIPHSLPSMNSLGRLNLSYNNLSGTIPRGPHFDTLSGDGSAYLKNSLLCGFYTNNTCEADQRTDATDGNSPNEGHEDDKEDAKDKLLLYAIVSLGFAVGFWGLFFVLLLKKQKWWFPYWRLVDVVAVGVANCMWKN